CAGGCGATCCGAAATGCCCATGTGTTTTGGATGCGGCGTTCCCGTCCGCGGTTAAAGCAGGCCCAGTCGCAACAGCACCTGGACCACGATGAGAGCGTAAAGCCCGGCTCCGACATCGTCGAGCATGATGCCGACGCCTCCCGGCAATCGTTCCAGGCGGCGCACCGGCGGTGGCTTCACAATGTCGAAGACACGGAAAAGTATAAAGCCCGCAATCAGAGATTTCCAACGGAGCGGCGCCGCCACCAGCGCGAGCATCTGGCCGGCAACCTCGTCGATGACGACGAACGAAGGATCATGGCGCCCGCTTTCGCGCTCCACCACGGTGGCGGCGGGGATCCCGACGGCGGTCACAGCGATCGCGGCCGCCAACGCCGCAGGGATTTGAAATCCCTGGGGGATCTGCCGGGCGGCGAAATACCACAGGACCATGGTCGCCGCCGAAGCCCACGTGCCCGGGCCGGGGCGAAGGTGGCCGATGCCGAAGAACGTCCCCACCACCCACGCCCAGTGCGTGCGCTTGGGCGCGGCTTCAGGAGCGGCGTCGCTCATGGGTCTCCTTGGAATGACCTTCGGTTCGGCTGCGATCCTGCTCGAATTGGGCTTGCCGGATCTCGGCGTCGCCGATCGCCTCCGGATCGGTGATGGGGCGCGAGATCACGTACGCCCCGCTCGCCCACTTGCCCAGATCGATCAGCCGGCAGCGCTCGCAGCAGAAAGGGAACTCCGGATCCTTCCGCAGGACCAGCTTGCGGCAGGTCGGGCAACGCAGGCTGCGTACTCGCCTTCTTGGCATGGCTCCCGCTAGCGACTGGCGACTACAACAGGCGCGCGACCAGGTCGTAGTCGTGCGCTTCGGTGATCTCGCAACGATAGAACCGACCGGCGACCAGTTCGTTATCTCCGGGGTCACTGACAAAAACCGTGCCGTCGATCTCGGGTGCGTGCATCTCGGTGCGCCCTTCCCAGAGCAGCTCGGTCTCGCTGGATGGCCCTTCCAGCAGCAGCTCGAACTCGCGCCCGACCAGCCCGCGCTTTTTTCTGCGGCTGATCTGCTTCTGGATGGACATCAACTTGCGCCGCCGCCGCTCGATCTCCGCGCGCGCCACCTTCTTGTCGAGACCGTGGGCCGTTGCGCCATCCTCGTCGGAGTAGCCGAAAACGCCGAGCCAGTCGAACTGCGCCTCGCGCACGAAATCGCACAGTTGCTCGAAGTCGCGCTTCGTCTCGCCCGGAAAACCGACGATGAACGACGTGCGCAGCGTCAGGCTGGGGATTGTCCGCCGCATCTTGTCGATGGAGCGCAGGAAGATGTCGGCGCCCGCTCCCCGCTTCATGCGCTTCAGCACCCCTGGCGAGGCGTGCTGCAAGGGCACGTCGATGTAGGAGCAGATCGTTTCGTGTGCGGCGATGGTCTCCAGCAGCCGCCCCGTGATCTTGTTCGGATAGGCGTACAGGAAGCGGATCCAGCGCAGTCCTTCGATCCCCGCCAGCTTAGCCAGCAGCAGCGCCAGGCCGTCCTTCAGCTCGAAATCTTCGCCGTAGCAGGTGGTGTCCTGGCCGATGAGCGTGATCTCGCGCACCCCGTCGCGCACCAGGCGTTCGGCCTCGGCGACCACCGACTCGAAGCGCCGCGAGCGGAACTTGCCGCGCAGTTGCGGAATGATGCAGAACGAGCAGGGATGATCGCACCCCTCGGCGATCTTGATGTACGCCGAATGCTTCGGCGTGGCCAGCATGCGCGGCGTGTTCTCGTCGTAGAGGTAGTTGGGCAGGTCGGCGATGGCCCCGTCCCACGACTCCCGCGAGAAACGGCCAGCTTGCTCGCGAGCGTCTCCTTCCGAGCGCGACTGCAAGATCATGAACGGGCCCTGGAAGACAGCCGAGGGCGGCTGTCCCACACGGGCAATGCCCGCCGCATCCAGGATCTGCTCCAGCCCTCCCGTACCGACGACCGCGTCCACTTCCGGGATGTTCTTCTGGATCTCGTTGCGATAGCGCTCGACCAGGCATCCGGCCACGATCAGCTTCTGCGCCCGGCCCGAGAGCTTGTGCTGTGCCATCTCCAGGATGGCGTCCACCGACTCCTGCTTGGCCGTCTCGATGAAGGAGCAGGTGTTGACCACGATGACGTCGGCTTCCTCTGCGCGCGGCGTGATCTCCGCCCCCGCAGACGCCAGCAGGCCCATCATGACCTCGCTGTCCACCAGGTTCTTGGGGCAGCCCAGGCTCACGAAGCCAATCTTCTTCCTGGGCGACACGGCCGCGCTGGACTGCGCGGGCGCCTCCACTGTCAGGGTGTTTTCAGGCATGCAATCTTCTTATTCTACCAACTACGCCGGTGCGCTGGACGCCGCCTCGATGCCGTATTTTTCTGCCAGGAAGCGACGCAGACGGGCTGGAAGGTCGGACGCCAGCTCCTGCCAGGTCAGTGTCTTGCACCGGAGCCGCAGATCCACCGGGCGCACCGCTCGCATCACCGCATGCCACTCTTCGCGCAAGTCGGGGCGGCGCGCGTCGAGCAGGACGCAGAACGACATCCCCAGCGCCTGCGCCGCCAACACGTTTCGGATCAGCTGATACGAGAGATATTGCTCGCGCGACTGCGGCAGCGCGCGCCGGTCGAAGACCTCCGGGAAATCGCGATAAGCTTCAACCACTGCTTTAGCTTTCTGCTGGAAGTCATTCTCCGTCAGCTTCGATTCAATCAGCAGGTCGCCCAGGAGCATGTCCACTTCGGTGCGGTCGGAGCGGCCATTGGCAAGGGGCACGCGGGCCTTGAAGCCGAATTGTGGGCGCACGTCCGGCGCCACGCCCAGCCGCCGGCATACGCGCCCATCCGCAAACGTCCGCGGATAGCAGAACACATTCATCAGCAGCGCGTCGGAGCTCATGCAGCTATCCAGTTCCTTCCGTTTACCGCCGAACATGTGCGGCAAGGACTTGCGGTGCGTGTGTGCCTTCGCCAGCCGCTTGCGCCACGCGGCATCACCCAGGATGGCACGATACGCCGCGTCGAGGAAGTTCCCGTGCAGGCGGCGTTCGTCGTCAGCCTCGTACACGATCACCGGCGCCTCGCCATAGCTTTCGACGAAGATGTAGTGGTGGGCAGCGGCATACCGTCGGTTGCGCTCGGAGATCTCCCGGCGGAGTGCGAGGGCAGGGGAAAGGCTCATCGTGGCAGGCCGGAGATCGCCTCGAAGAGTAAAGGCAGCGCGCGGGCGTCCTCCGGCGAGTCGCCGAAGCGGGCGCGCTCGTAGCGGCGCGTGAATTCCTCCACCGCGCGGCGCAGCGCTGGGTCCTCGATGGTCAGAGTGAACTCGGCGGGCGTCTGTGTCACCAGCTTTCGCCATCCTCGGCGCGCCACGCGCCGGGTCATGCGTCCGTACCAGATGCTGGCTGCGGCTTGAGGCGCGCGCTCCGGGCGCAGGGCGAGGCGGCGGTCGCGCCATCCGCGCCACAGCCTGCCCGCATTTACCAACAGCAGAAGCAGCACCACCGCCCCGACCAGCCGTGCTCCGTACCGGCTCGGTTGCGCGCTGACGTTCTCCGTCGTGTGCCGCGCCCGCTCGATCAGTTGTTCGTAGTGTTTCCGCACCCACAGCCGCGCGCGATCGAACCCCAGGCGCCCGCGCGAGATCACCGTGTTCGAGACCGTCGCCTGATGCTGGAAGTCGTAGTTGATGATCCACTCGCGCCAGAACTCGCGCGCCGCGTCCAGATACAGCAGGAAGCGCGACCAGGAGGTGGGCATCTGCTTGGGGTCGGGAGGTGTCGGGTCGAAACTCACCCAGCCGATTCCGGGGAAGAAGACTTCCACCCAGGTGTGGGCGTCGCTGGCGCGGATGATGTAGCTCCCGGTGATGCCGTTGAATTCGCCGGTGCGAAAGCCGTTCACCAGGCGCGCCGGGATGCCTTGACTGCGCAGCATCACCGCCATCGCGGATGCGAAGTACTCGCAGTGTCCCTCTTTGCGCACCAGAAGGAAATCCGCGATCGGGTCCTTGGCCAGCTGGCGCGGCAGCACCAGCGTGTACCCGTACTTGCTCCGCAGGTATTCCTCGATGGCCGCGGCTTTGTCGAACTCGTTCTTGGCCCCGGCGGTGATCTCCGCCGCCAGCTTCCGCACCCGGGGATCGACCGACGGGAGCTGCAAATAGTTCAGCGCCACCTGCGGCGGCACATCCCGGCTTGAGGGGCGCAGGGTCGCAGGGTCGGGCTCGTAGATGTTGGAGACGGCGCGGTACGCGCTTACCATCCGGTCGCGGTCGGAGTTGTAGATGGACCCGGCGTCGTCGGTCGCTATCTCCCGGTACGGCCCGTACAGCAGTTGCGGCTTGGCGGCGACGAAGAAGACGTTGGTCCCTATGGGCTCCATGAGCACGCGGTAGCGCACAAAGCGCCGCCACCGCGGCGGGGCCGCGATGCCGGCGGCGGTGGCGTCGGACCGGGTCAGGTCGAAACCTCCCTCGCTGGAGAGATGGAGCACGCGCTGTTGCGGCGGGTTGCTCCAGCGCGTCCCATCGAAGATGCCCAGCGCTACCCCCCGCCACTTCAGGTCGAAGGC
This genomic stretch from Terriglobia bacterium harbors:
- a CDS encoding phosphatidylglycerophosphatase A — protein: MSDAAPEAAPKRTHWAWVVGTFFGIGHLRPGPGTWASAATMVLWYFAARQIPQGFQIPAALAAAIAVTAVGIPAATVVERESGRHDPSFVVIDEVAGQMLALVAAPLRWKSLIAGFILFRVFDIVKPPPVRRLERLPGGVGIMLDDVGAGLYALIVVQVLLRLGLL
- the yacG gene encoding DNA gyrase inhibitor YacG, with protein sequence MPRRRVRSLRCPTCRKLVLRKDPEFPFCCERCRLIDLGKWASGAYVISRPITDPEAIGDAEIRQAQFEQDRSRTEGHSKETHERRRS
- the rimO gene encoding 30S ribosomal protein S12 methylthiotransferase RimO; the encoded protein is MPENTLTVEAPAQSSAAVSPRKKIGFVSLGCPKNLVDSEVMMGLLASAGAEITPRAEEADVIVVNTCSFIETAKQESVDAILEMAQHKLSGRAQKLIVAGCLVERYRNEIQKNIPEVDAVVGTGGLEQILDAAGIARVGQPPSAVFQGPFMILQSRSEGDAREQAGRFSRESWDGAIADLPNYLYDENTPRMLATPKHSAYIKIAEGCDHPCSFCIIPQLRGKFRSRRFESVVAEAERLVRDGVREITLIGQDTTCYGEDFELKDGLALLLAKLAGIEGLRWIRFLYAYPNKITGRLLETIAAHETICSYIDVPLQHASPGVLKRMKRGAGADIFLRSIDKMRRTIPSLTLRTSFIVGFPGETKRDFEQLCDFVREAQFDWLGVFGYSDEDGATAHGLDKKVARAEIERRRRKLMSIQKQISRRKKRGLVGREFELLLEGPSSETELLWEGRTEMHAPEIDGTVFVSDPGDNELVAGRFYRCEITEAHDYDLVARLL
- a CDS encoding DUF3488 and transglutaminase-like domain-containing protein, encoding MGNLSILSTQRPAPVPARTAVERYFEVSLYLLIVTGFATLVSTGKLDLLSAFVVTTALLLRGRQLLKHDTTLLSEGWTSRLTVAYAVFWFVDFYVLSGKNFITATVHLLLFATVVRMFSVQRHRDHLYLIVLSFGAVLASALWTVDTIFLAIFSVFLLLAVATFISMEMKLSAEGAQSRAREAGAVRRMGVSLSGTAVALVAAIFAGGSVLFFILPRWQARYLSSFAPRNELVTGFSDDVKLGDIGEIKRSSQVVMHIQIDGDTQGAFDLKWRGVALGIFDGTRWSNPPQQRVLHLSSEGGFDLTRSDATAAGIAAPPRWRRFVRYRVLMEPIGTNVFFVAAKPQLLYGPYREIATDDAGSIYNSDRDRMVSAYRAVSNIYEPDPATLRPSSRDVPPQVALNYLQLPSVDPRVRKLAAEITAGAKNEFDKAAAIEEYLRSKYGYTLVLPRQLAKDPIADFLLVRKEGHCEYFASAMAVMLRSQGIPARLVNGFRTGEFNGITGSYIIRASDAHTWVEVFFPGIGWVSFDPTPPDPKQMPTSWSRFLLYLDAAREFWREWIINYDFQHQATVSNTVISRGRLGFDRARLWVRKHYEQLIERARHTTENVSAQPSRYGARLVGAVVLLLLLVNAGRLWRGWRDRRLALRPERAPQAAASIWYGRMTRRVARRGWRKLVTQTPAEFTLTIEDPALRRAVEEFTRRYERARFGDSPEDARALPLLFEAISGLPR